A genome region from bacterium HR11 includes the following:
- a CDS encoding Blue-light-activated protein, which produces MDRPLRILILEDVPTDAELVEWELRRAGLVFTSRRVDTEADFRAALDDFEPDVILADYSLPQFDAMAALRILRDRASDVPFILVTGSQGEEVAVECIKAGAADYILKTSLTRLPTAVQNALERRELERARRRAEEELRYQLTRMHLLNRIVRAIAERQDVRSILEVTLQYLEEHMPVAYAGIGLYDEATQTVRVLHVGPRSRALAEAPEVGPGAVVSVDPAVLRRVVEDKVLYIPDLPVDSPLYQKLVRAGIHSVVTVPLLVDGRLFGLLAVFQPTAYAFSPADLGFLQALGEHVALAIQHARILEDLQRAYEDLRQTQRAVMQQERLRALGQMASGIVHDINNALSPILGYVELLLETEPDLNERVRRQLEIVKTAAADIAHIVARIREFYRSRGADETLFPVDLNRVAEQAVDLTRPRWRDIPQERGLVIEVRMELEPGLPTVLGQEGEIREAVVNLILNAVDAMPRGGVLTIRTFRRGDRVALEVQDTGVGMDEETRRRCLEPFFTTKGKAGTGLGLAVVYGVMQRHEGDIQIESELGRGTTVRLVFPLPTGEAGRPRPPAEEGGPLERSLRVLVVDDEPLLRELMKEILQGDGHEVEVADGGQAGLDAFHAALARGTPFDVVITDLGMPYVDGRAVATAVKQASPATPVILMTGWGTRLKAEAPIPPVIDYVLEKPPKFHEVRRALRQVVRLKHT; this is translated from the coding sequence ATGGACCGACCCCTGCGGATTCTCATCCTCGAAGACGTCCCGACGGACGCCGAGCTCGTCGAGTGGGAGCTCCGTCGGGCCGGCCTCGTATTCACGAGCCGGCGGGTCGACACGGAGGCCGACTTTCGGGCGGCCCTGGACGACTTCGAGCCGGACGTGATCCTGGCCGACTACAGCCTGCCCCAGTTCGATGCGATGGCGGCCCTCCGCATCCTCCGGGACCGGGCGTCCGACGTGCCCTTCATCCTCGTCACGGGCTCCCAGGGCGAAGAGGTCGCCGTCGAGTGCATCAAGGCGGGCGCCGCCGACTACATCCTGAAGACCAGCCTGACCCGTCTGCCGACGGCCGTCCAGAACGCTTTGGAGCGGCGGGAGCTCGAGCGGGCCCGGCGGCGGGCGGAGGAAGAACTCCGGTATCAGCTGACCCGCATGCACCTCCTGAACCGCATCGTCCGGGCCATCGCCGAACGCCAGGACGTGCGGAGCATCCTGGAGGTCACGCTTCAGTACCTGGAAGAGCACATGCCCGTCGCTTATGCCGGCATCGGCCTCTACGACGAGGCGACGCAGACGGTCCGGGTCCTCCACGTGGGTCCCCGGAGCCGGGCCCTCGCCGAGGCCCCCGAAGTCGGGCCGGGCGCGGTCGTCTCCGTCGACCCGGCCGTCCTTCGGCGCGTCGTGGAGGACAAGGTCCTGTATATCCCGGACCTGCCGGTCGACTCGCCGCTTTATCAGAAGCTGGTCCGGGCAGGCATCCATTCGGTCGTGACCGTTCCCCTCTTGGTCGATGGTCGGCTCTTTGGTCTGCTGGCCGTCTTTCAGCCGACGGCCTACGCCTTCAGCCCGGCGGACCTGGGCTTCCTGCAGGCCCTGGGCGAGCACGTCGCCCTGGCCATTCAGCACGCCCGCATCCTGGAGGACCTGCAACGGGCTTACGAGGACCTGCGGCAGACCCAGCGGGCCGTCATGCAACAGGAGCGCCTCCGGGCCCTGGGCCAGATGGCCAGCGGGATCGTCCACGACATCAACAACGCCCTGTCGCCCATCCTGGGCTACGTCGAGCTCCTGCTGGAGACGGAGCCGGATCTGAACGAGCGGGTCCGGCGCCAGCTCGAGATCGTCAAGACGGCCGCCGCCGACATCGCCCACATCGTGGCCCGCATCCGGGAGTTCTACCGATCCCGGGGGGCCGACGAGACGCTGTTCCCGGTCGACCTCAACCGGGTCGCCGAGCAGGCCGTCGACCTGACGCGGCCCCGCTGGCGGGACATCCCGCAGGAGCGGGGGCTCGTCATCGAGGTCCGCATGGAGCTTGAGCCGGGCCTGCCGACGGTCCTGGGCCAGGAGGGCGAAATCCGGGAAGCCGTCGTGAATCTGATCCTGAACGCCGTCGATGCGATGCCCCGGGGCGGCGTCCTCACGATTCGCACGTTCCGGCGGGGCGATCGGGTCGCCCTGGAGGTGCAGGACACGGGCGTCGGTATGGACGAGGAGACCCGCCGGCGCTGTCTGGAACCCTTCTTCACGACTAAGGGGAAGGCCGGGACGGGCCTCGGCCTGGCGGTCGTCTACGGCGTCATGCAACGGCACGAGGGCGACATCCAGATCGAGAGCGAGCTCGGACGGGGGACGACCGTTCGGCTCGTCTTTCCCCTGCCGACGGGTGAAGCCGGACGGCCCCGGCCTCCGGCCGAAGAAGGGGGACCCCTGGAGCGGTCCCTGCGCGTCCTCGTCGTCGACGACGAGCCCCTCCTGCGGGAGCTCATGAAGGAAATACTCCAGGGCGACGGCCACGAGGTCGAGGTCGCCGACGGCGGCCAGGCCGGGCTGGACGCCTTCCATGCGGCCCTGGCCCGGGGGACGCCCTTCGACGTCGTCATCACCGACCTGGGGATGCCTTACGTCGACGGGCGGGCCGTCGCTACCGCCGTCAAGCAAGCCTCGCCGGCGACGCCTGTCATCCTGATGACCGGCTGGGGGACCCGCCTGAAGGCCGAAGCCCCGATTCCGCCGGTCATCGATTACGTCTTGGAGAAGCCGCCCAAATTCCACGAAGTCCGCCGGGCCCTCCGCCAAGTCGTCCGTCTTAAGCACACCTAA
- the etfB gene encoding Electron transfer flavoprotein subunit beta — protein sequence MKVAVCVKQVPNRDYTLSLMPDGRWVREEGLAWEINESDLYGIEAALQLRERWGGEVLAVAVGPERMTEALRKALAMGCDRAVLVSDPRIPLTSPYCVGRVLAAVLAPERPDLVITGIASEDLGFAQTAGVIAEWLGYESLPLVIGLEAPQPDRLHIRQELEGGVFDEVEVEPPAVLMIQSGANQPRYASLKGIMAAKKKPLDVRRLEDLGLTPDDLRGTHSRLEWLGLEVPVQTVQVEFLTGAPDEIAERLLEKLKKEARVL from the coding sequence ATGAAGGTCGCCGTATGCGTCAAGCAGGTTCCGAACCGGGATTATACGTTGAGCCTCATGCCCGATGGACGGTGGGTCCGAGAAGAAGGCTTAGCCTGGGAGATTAACGAGTCGGACCTCTACGGTATCGAGGCGGCCCTCCAACTTCGGGAGCGGTGGGGCGGCGAGGTCCTGGCCGTCGCTGTCGGACCCGAGCGGATGACCGAGGCGCTCCGGAAGGCCCTGGCGATGGGCTGTGACCGGGCCGTCCTCGTTTCGGACCCTCGCATCCCACTGACGTCCCCCTACTGTGTGGGTCGGGTCCTGGCGGCCGTCCTGGCACCCGAACGCCCGGACTTAGTCATCACGGGGATCGCCTCGGAGGACCTGGGGTTTGCCCAGACGGCCGGCGTGATCGCCGAATGGCTGGGCTACGAATCCCTCCCCCTGGTCATCGGCCTGGAGGCCCCCCAGCCGGACCGTCTGCACATCCGGCAGGAGCTGGAAGGCGGCGTGTTCGACGAGGTTGAGGTCGAACCCCCGGCCGTCCTTATGATCCAGTCGGGCGCGAATCAGCCCCGGTATGCCTCCCTCAAGGGCATCATGGCGGCCAAGAAAAAGCCCCTGGATGTCCGACGGCTGGAGGACCTCGGCCTGACGCCGGATGACCTGCGGGGGACCCACAGCCGTCTGGAGTGGCTCGGCCTGGAAGTCCCCGTCCAGACCGTGCAGGTCGAGTTCCTCACGGGGGCGCCCGACGAGATCGCCGAACGGCTCCTGGAGAAGCTGAAGAAGGAAGCGCGGGTATTGTGA